A part of Peromyscus maniculatus bairdii isolate BWxNUB_F1_BW_parent chromosome 10, HU_Pman_BW_mat_3.1, whole genome shotgun sequence genomic DNA contains:
- the Pik3ip1 gene encoding phosphoinositide-3-kinase-interacting protein 1: MLLPWVHAFLLSNMLLAGAYGSGGCFWDNGHLYREDQPSPAPGLRCLNWLAVQGGRESPTEPSPGNHNYCRNPDRDPRGPWCYISSESGVPEKRPCEDVRCPDTTSQAPAASTSQPEEKSDAPDEEEAQVFPPANVLPARSEAAEVQPVIGISQRVRMNSKEKKDLGTLGYVLGITMMVIIIAIGVGIILGYTYKRGKDLKEQREQRVCEREMQRITLPLSAFTNPTCETTDEKTIIVHSNQTPADPQEGSTLLVGQAGTPGA, translated from the exons ATGCTGCTGCCTTGGGTACATGCATTTCTTCTCAGCAACATGCTTCTGGCAGGAGCCTATGGATCTGGAG GCTGCTTCTGGGACAACGGCCACCTGTACCGGGAGGACCAGCCCTCGCCCGCGCCGGGCCTCCGCTGCCTCAACTGGTTGGCCGTGCAAGGCGGCCGCGAGTCGCCCACCGAGCCCA GCCCTGGCAACCACAACTACTGCCGGAACCCGGACCGGGACCCGCGTGGGCCCTGGTGCTACATCAGCAGCGAGAGCGGCGTCCCCGAGAAGCGGCCTTGCGAGGACGTGCGCTGTCCAG ACACCACTTCCCAAGCACCAGCAGCTTCTACATCACAGCCGGAAGAGAAATCTGACGCCCCAGATGAAGAAGAGGCACAGGTGTTCCCTCCTGCTAATGTCCTGCCGGCCAGGAGCGAGGCAGCAGAGGTACAGCCAGTGATTGGGATCAGTCAGCGTGTGCGGATGAACTCCAAGGAGAAGAAGGACCTGGGAACTCTGG GCTATGTGCTGGGCATTACTATGATGGTGATCATCATTGCCATTGGAGTTGGcatcatcctgggctacacttACAAGAG GGGGAAGGACCTGAAAGAGCAACGCGAGCAGCGAGTGTGTGAGAGGGAGATGCAGCGAATCACCCTGCCGCTGTCCGCCTTCACCAACCCTACCTGTGAGACGACGGACGAAAAGACCATCATTGTACACAGCAACCAGACTCCTGCTGACCCTCAGGAGGGCAGCACCCTCCTTGTGGGCCAGGCTGGCACCCCTGGGGCCTGA